A window of Phragmites australis chromosome 15, lpPhrAust1.1, whole genome shotgun sequence genomic DNA:
GGAACAAGAGCTGTCGCAATTGCGCGAGGGGAGCATGGCGAGGAGCCGCGTACCTTCATGGTTGCGTTGTGGCGCGAGctcgcgggcggcggcggcggcgcgagggcTAGGGTTTTGAGCGAGAGGGCAGCGTGGTGCGATGGGTGCCCTTTATGTAGCGGGGGCGAGGAGTGGGCGCGGCAGCGGCGCTCGATCTGAGCCGTCCGTGACTGTCTGCACGGTTGGTGGGCCGAAGGATAAACGGGCTTCGACCTGAACCCAGTTCGAGACCTGTGCCTACCAGTCCACTCagggtttgtttggtttgtgacaCAAGAAGCCAGACCAAATTTTGCTGGTTTATTGAAGCAAAAATTTGACTGCCCCCAAAAAATTTGGCCGTGCCTGTCTACTGTTAACTAGTGACGGGGCATGTTATGGGCGACGCGCCGACGCCCGTGTTTTGGCCGGGCTACCAAATTTGGATTGGTCAAAAACCAAacggctatttttttttaaccaaattTCAGTATTATCCTGATTTTGACTATTAACAATATTTGGCTTGCACTCTAGCGGCTGCAACCAAACAACTCCTCAATTCTCTCGGTCACCACCCCTGCCTATAACTTGCTGGGCTACTTCACTTTGGGTCAGGCCCGTCATCGATTTTCCGATGATATGACAAAATTTTCCTTTTGGAAGCAAGGAGAGGCCCTTTCTCCATTGCGCCATTGAAATATGCACTCCTCCCTCCTGAGATACTAGTTAAGTGATTCAGCAAAAATTTCAGTAAAAAAGGTGCTTCGTTACGAAAAAGAGCAGTAAATATGGTTCaacaatatattaaaaaaacatgcCAAGGTCACCAGACGTGCAGCTAGGTGTGGATTAAAAACAGCTCAACTCGTTAAGAGTCGCTTTGATATCAAGCTGACTCGGCTCAACTCGTTAAGACTAACGAGCTGAAAAGGTAGCTCAACTCGGTTCATTAAAAAGGTCGAGCTGGCTGTTTGGCTCATGAGCCGAGCATAGTTTATCTTCTACGTCAAGAATGTAGGTGAGATTAAACACTTCGACAATGTTTAAGCATGTTAATAGCATATAAAGTAATAACTTATGATGAAACAGCCAAAAATAATAAACTGGGTCGATAAATATAAAGAAACATAGATGTTTCATCACTCTTATGTGAATACTAGGCTGGCCTTATAGATTGATTGCAAATTGAGCTTGGTCAAACATGATAATATCACTACTGTTTGGACTCATAATTTAAGATTGTCATATTTATCGAGCCTAACAGCTACTTCCTCCGTCTCGCAATATTTGTTCACGCCCACCAATACATACAAACTAAATAATACTGAAATTAAGTGAAAAAAATACAGTGAGATGATCACGCTACCTATAATCAATGCAAAGATGAGAGCAAATAACTCATCAGCGTTAGTGTAAATACATGTATGTGCATAGCAGAAAAATAGATCATAAAACATCATTGGTTATCGCaatggacaaacaatttgagacagatactcgCAAGATTATAGATAAATATTGCAAAACGGAGGAAGTAATCAAACACTACTCGTTAAGAAATGAGCTAAAAAGAAGCTCGGCTCGATTTGTTTAAAAATCCGAGTCTAGCCGAATTGTGAACGAGCCGAGCCGGCTCTGCGGGGAGCCTCGGGTtcctcgagtttttttttttttttttgccaaccCTACATGTAACATACAATGCatccaaaatcagcataaaaTCTAAACAGAAAAAAATGCCACGACCATGCATTTTGTGATATTCATGAAACTGCCCAACCCGGCTGCGTGCATCTTAGAATGCAGATGCTGCTGAGATAATTTTATAACTTCATCTAAAAAATGGAACTGCCCAGCTCGCGGAAGGCACGAAGAGAAGCTAAGACTCCAAGAATTCAGCAAGAACACAACATGTAAATTACAAAAGTCTATTATTTATCCACAGCGTCACTACCAGAAAATATGTTATAGTACAACAACAAAATGGGAGCTCTCTGAAACAAACAACGTGGATCAACAGCAGAACACAATACCAGAAGAGAGTTCGCCTGACGGCTTGAACCAAACCATTTGCTCGTCACAACGCGCACACGAAGTCGCCGCTGTCGTCGACGTCAATGTCGTCGAAATCAATGTCGTCGAGGTCCATGCTCCCTAGGCCCGGCAGCTGCCCGGTGAGCTTCAGTCCGTCGCCGGGCTTCCGCGCCTCCTGTATGATGGCCATGATCTCCTCCAGGCTTTGCGTGGGGACGTTCACGTCGGTCATCAACACGCTCATCTGGTACTCGTCGGTCATCTCGATAGGCAGGTTCTTCAGGAACCACGGGTGGTTCTTGATCTCCGGGATGATTATCCGCTGCACCAAAAGGATGATGAGAATGCAGCAATTCCGTGGGtttttttcatcaaaatatttCGAAAGAATGCAGCAATTACTTGCTCAGGGTTTGCGACGAAAATCCGGGACAGCAGATGTCTGCACTCCATTGAAACTCGGACATAATCAGGAATGGCGTATTGTACGCTGAGAATCCGCTGCAAGAAAATTAGAGGCATGAGGTAAGCTCAACAAGGTGAAACGTGTAACCTCATATGCACAAGTCATTGTTGGGCGACACTTGGGTCGACTCACAGTAAGTGTCTTGCGGAAATTCTTCGGTTCGGCTGGGTCCTCAAAGGGATAAGCACCGACAAGCATCACATACAGAGTTACTCCGCAG
This region includes:
- the LOC133892728 gene encoding serine/threonine-protein kinase SAPK2 isoform X2; protein product: MNHRSLRHPNIVKFKEVVLTPTHLAIVMEYAAGGELFERICNAGRFSEDEARFFFQQLISGVSYCHSMQICHRDLKLENTLLDGSIAPRLKICDFGYSKSSLLHSQPKSTVGTPAYIAPEVLAKKEYDGKVADVWSCGVTLYVMLVGAYPFEDPAEPKNFRKTLTRILSVQYAIPDYVRVSMECRHLLSRIFVANPEQRIIIPEIKNHPWFLKNLPIEMTDEYQMSVLMTDVNVPTQSLEEIMAIIQEARKPGDGLKLTGQLPGLGSMDLDDIDFDDIDVDDSGDFVCAL